Genomic segment of Anopheles darlingi chromosome X, idAnoDarlMG_H_01, whole genome shotgun sequence:
tttaaAGGTCATACGGTACTGGGCGAATCGTTGCATAGGTGGATAGGTTTTTTTCCGAAGATTCCGTCGTCGCCCACCGTTCCGTTTGACAGTTCGCTCACTGCGGGATGGAATTCTCGCTACGGATTTTGTCATGACATTTCATGACAATACTGTCAAATTGTCTCACTTTTCTCGCACACCATTCTCGCCACCTTTCGTTTAGACGCGCGGCGCGTGGGAGGGGTTGGAACGTCAGGGCCAGCGGGGCCCCCTCCGAGTTTGTTTGTGattttggttggtggtgggtacCTGGTGTCCTTGGAGGGTAAAAGCCTGGTGGTGATACGTCCTCGAATCAAGCAATCTCAATCTCAATCTCAATCCCTGCCGATCAACCGTTCCATCGATGCAGCAGTCCACGGGTATCTGGCATGCCCTCACCATGAACCGAACATCGTCAAGGAAGGGACGATGGTCCGCAAAACAGGCGGCACTGGACCGGAAGGTCATTCTATCGTAAACAGGAGtgtagcaatagcagcagcaaccctcaCACGATGAGTACCATAGTCCCGGCGGCCCCCGGGGCAATCGGTGATGACCACCAGCCGGCAGCAGGTGATGGccaggcgacggcggcggcgactctCTCCGCGACGAGCGAACCACCAGCACAGGAACAGCGTCCGGGACAGGACCTTCCATCCGCCAatggcaactgctgctgctcggagtcTTCCgcgtccgacgacgacgacgacgacgacgagccggAAGGGCACCATGAcatggaagaggaagaggaggatgaggaggaggaggaggaggaaccgcCGGAAGTGCGAGCAGCCTGCCTGATGCAGGATTTCCCCCCCACACCGTACGAGGAGTGTTTGGATATGAAAATGTTCGAGGTCCCGGACACCCGGGAATCGACTACCGagataccatcaccaccggcgccgccgctgccgccacccaCTGtccaccaggagcaggagataTCGGACCACCAATCGCCGCTGGTACCGGACGGTTCTGGATCCTTCGGAGTGCGCCGGAAAAGCGACATCAACGGAACGAAAGACGACGGATgcagggaggagaaggaggagaagaaggaaggtcaGACGAGCGCGTTGGCGACCGGTGACACCGGTAGCAGCGACAATGGCACCAAAAAGAAGGTCCGCCCGAACGGCCTGACCTTGTCTGTGTCGCTGCACGATTCGTTCTGGTTCGGTGCGGGCGGGGAATCGCGGGACGGGGAACcagtccccgtccccgtccccgtcccggTCGAGCCCAACCTGCACCGACCGCTCGAGCGTTCCTGGCCGCCagccggaccgggccgggaccattaccgaccggaccgggaaCGACCAAGGTCGGGGGCGAGATCCAGCCGAACGGAGGGAGGGGAGCGTCGTGTGCTGGATCAGGAAGGGTTCAGCTTTGACATCATCGATATGGACGAACAGCCGACCGAGCTCGAATCTCGCGAAGCGAAGGCAACaacggagcaacagcaaccacaacaaccacaacaactaGAGGAAAACGAacaggatgaggaggagaatgaggaggaggaggtacaacaggcagaagcagaagatgaggaagaggaggaacaggaaggTGCGATCGGTGGAGTGGTGGTAGAGGCCCGGCCGACCCCGGTCGTGGCCACGGTATCCTCCTCGGTGGTCCGGTCCCATCGTCCTCTCGTACGAACCCGTTCGAATGGCCGGCTAAGCGCACCACGATCACGGggcggaacagcagcagcagtcgcagcgtCCAGTGGTAGCGAAAGTCCGCGCCCCGCTCCGGGACGCGGTCCGTTGACCCGGGCTCGAGCCCGTGCCGTCCACCAGGAGCTGGTCTGTCCACCGACACCCACCCACCATGCCAGACGTTTGGCGCGCGTGGACCGCGCACAGCCACAGTCTCATGAGTCCCATGAGTCGACCGGGGAGCAACGCGAAGCAGAACCGGCGCCGAACGAGCCGGCCCACGCGACTGCTGAtggtgagggtgagggtgaTGGGACTAGGCCTCGGTCCACAGCGGAAAGCGTCACGCCGAGCGCGTCCGTCCCTTTGCGTCACATTCCGATCATGCGGTTACCGTCGATACCGGAGCAACGGGGCCGGGCATTGCTCGCCGAACCGGACGAACCACTACCGCCGGCCTGGGAAGCCCGGATGGATAGCCATGGGCGGATATTCTACATTGATCACGCGACGCGCACCACCTCCTGGCAACGCCCAGGGCCGCACGGTGCGGTGGGCAGTGCGCTGACGGGCCCGGACGGTGGTCCGGATGCACACCGGGCTCAGCTCGATCGCCGGTACCAATCGATACGGCGCACGATCTACGAGCACATGCAGCAGCGAAGCCGTGCCGCGGAGGAGTTACCGCGGGCCTCAACGTCTGGCAATGCGACGGCgacgtccgcgtcgtcgtccgcgtcgttgTCGCCACCATCACGGCACCAATGGGCATCGACGGACGAACCGGACGGTGGTGAATCGAGCGGTCTCCGAACCGATCTGCAACCGTTGGTCGAACATCCGGCGGTGCTGATGCTCTGCCGGTCCGATTTCTACTCGATGCTGCACACGAACGAGGGTGCGATCCAGCTGTACAACCGGAATGCCGCCCTGAAGCATATGGTGTCGCGGGTACGCCGTGATCCGACCAGCTTCACCCGCTACCAGCACAACCGGGATCTGGTGGCGCTGGTTAACTGCTTCGCTGCGGCCACCGGACCCCACGAACCACTGCCGATCGGTTGGGAGAGTAAGTACGATCAGAGTGGCAAACAGTTCTTCATCGATCATGGGCAGCGGCGGACATCGTTCATGGATCCTCGGTTACCGACGGAGGGACCGCGGGTACCGGCGAGCCTGTTGCGTCGGCCGCAACCCCATCCACGCCGGCTCGTCACCGATGATGTACggccggtaccaccaccacgtccacccgctaccaccaccaccaccaccaccaccaccaccaccatgcatcGGTGGCAGGCGGAGGCGCAGATACCGGTCGCTTACAACGAAAAGGTACGTCCTGTCCGGGACCGTACTcgcccatttttttttttttgctcagtCTCACTTTGGCCTCTTGTTTCCTACCACAGGTCGTTGCGTTCCTCCGCCAACCGAACATACTGGAGATACTGCGCGAGCGGCATGGGTCGGCCGCGTGCTCCCGGAATCTGCGCGAAAAGATCAACGCGATCCGGGTCGAGGGGACGGCCGCACTCGATCGGTACGGTCACGACCTGGAGCTCACCATACTGCTTAGGTAAGTCGGCCACTCTTTACCGCTTATTCCGtctgttttttggggttttttcaaattcaattgtaACATTAAAACGCAAACGATTACTATTAATTCGGGCCCCAAAAAggctgattttttttcctgtgaGGTTACCATTTAACTGCAATTTTTTCTCGTGCATTatattaaactacaatttttcaagaatatttgaatgtgtgtttttttggggaagatttgtttaCATTATGAATGTAAGATATTCCTTGAAATTTCCACTCATACTGCCATATTTCCTCTGAAgtgtatttttaaaattttgaaacTGTGTTATTTAAAGCCAATCGAAAACAACTGTTGTATGTTTGGCTGTTTTGCAAAAGAATTGTGTGATCAGTGCTGCACAATGTTCGTTGAAAAAAAATGAGGCAAATGTAAACGCAAGGTTTGCAAGCATCGAAGATACACTTGATACATCTCTTCTTATGAGTCGACAATGCGTTATTTCTTGCTATTTGTTGTTCGGTCGATCGGGTTCTCGCATGGGAAACACAGAAAGGTGATCCATGCTACTGGCTATCTTATCAAGAGCTCTAAAATCCTCCCataaaagagacaaaatttcgCCATTCTTGAGTTAGAAGCGAACGGAACTTTCTTTTACATATatataaagcttggaacagttaatatttggccgcttttgtttaatcattgcagcgcgcctagtagtcactttgccattccgttgacagcgttttaatcattgtagtctgtttatttagtggtaatttttttgtcaaaattgatctatgccttcaaaagttatcgccgatggaacgcaaagggagaaaaaaaaatctgcacaatcactgtaaaaattggatttggctggagaaaacaccgcgaaagtcttgaaatttccaaactaaactcaaaataccatatgtaaagtttaggaggggacttttaccttgattttagcacaataaaacagccgaaaagtgtaacgaatgcccgattctgcagacaaaattgaatcaacaatccagggatctctcagcgtgatgcCACCAAGAAAAATTCACGACAGTCggcataacagttcgggaaatatttttaaaagaaattttaaggtcataaaagct
This window contains:
- the LOC125951719 gene encoding E3 ubiquitin-protein ligase HECW2-like, whose product is MSTIVPAAPGAIGDDHQPAAGDGQATAAATLSATSEPPAQEQRPGQDLPSANGNCCCSESSASDDDDDDDEPEGHHDMEEEEEDEEEEEEEPPEVRAACLMQDFPPTPYEECLDMKMFEVPDTRESTTEIPSPPAPPLPPPTVHQEQEISDHQSPLVPDGSGSFGVRRKSDINGTKDDGCREEKEEKKEGQTSALATGDTGSSDNGTKKKVRPNGLTLSVSLHDSFWFGAGGESRDGEPVPVPVPVPVEPNLHRPLERSWPPAGPGRDHYRPDRERPRSGARSSRTEGGERRVLDQEGFSFDIIDMDEQPTELESREAKATTEQQQPQQPQQLEENEQDEEENEEEEVQQAEAEDEEEEEQEGAIGGVVVEARPTPVVATVSSSVVRSHRPLVRTRSNGRLSAPRSRGGTAAAVAASSGSESPRPAPGRGPLTRARARAVHQELVCPPTPTHHARRLARVDRAQPQSHESHESTGEQREAEPAPNEPAHATADGEGEGDGTRPRSTAESVTPSASVPLRHIPIMRLPSIPEQRGRALLAEPDEPLPPAWEARMDSHGRIFYIDHATRTTSWQRPGPHGAVGSALTGPDGGPDAHRAQLDRRYQSIRRTIYEHMQQRSRAAEELPRASTSGNATATSASSSASLSPPSRHQWASTDEPDGGESSGLRTDLQPLVEHPAVLMLCRSDFYSMLHTNEGAIQLYNRNAALKHMVSRVRRDPTSFTRYQHNRDLVALVNCFAAATGPHEPLPIGWESKYDQSGKQFFIDHGQRRTSFMDPRLPTEGPRVPASLLRRPQPHPRRLVTDDVRPVPPPRPPATTTTTTTTTTTMHRWQAEAQIPVAYNEKVVAFLRQPNILEILRERHGSAACSRNLREKINAIRVEGTAALDRYGHDLELTILLSLFEEEIMNYIPPRPHSTLAPSRPTRGDAEGYELIIMNELRPRVGRSTGAGRAGRGADGAGAGRGADGAAGGFGLAAAAAGLPDEINEGAVVVRNGQGQGGAAAAAGGGRRQQQQQQQQQHPQRLRRDFDAKLTLFCQRLESKGFGRGPQLKLHVRRNYLLDDAFRSVMALSRRELQRGRLCIQWDEEDGLDYGGPSREFFYLVSRSLFNPYHGLYEYSANDIYTVQITPEYGLLPRSSLEWYRFSGRFLGLALAHQFLLDVFFTRPFYKALLQLPVALSDLESLDNEFHQSLLWIRDNDVGNGSELGLTFSVTEERPGQPKVELELRPNGRNIAVTERNKRDYLERIIKWRLERGVLPQTEELLRGFYEVIDARLVSVFDASELEFVISGTVEIDLRDWCENTEYRGGYHASHPVIVWFWKALFTFSNAQRLRLLQFVTGTSSVPHDGFAGLRGATGMRRFCVEKWDKVDALPRAHTCFNRLDLPPYPSLGILYEKLLMAVEETDTFGIE